A single Lactuca sativa cultivar Salinas chromosome 8, Lsat_Salinas_v11, whole genome shotgun sequence DNA region contains:
- the LOC111891787 gene encoding callose synthase 12 — protein MATKQRPPPSAPPHRSPARNASAETAYNIIPIHNLLADHPSLRFPEVRAATAALRAVGDLRKPPFVPWQQHYDLLDWLGAFFGFQAANVSNQREHLVLHLANAQMRLQPPPDNVDTLDPSVLRRFRRKLLSNYTHWCSFIGRKSNIWISDSRREFSATDHRRELLYVALYLLIWGESANLRFIPECLCYIFHHMAMELNRILEDYIDENTGRPVLPSISGENAFLNRIVTPIYETVKAEVENSHNGTAPHSNWRNYDDINEYFWSRRCFDKLKWPIDTGSNFFVTTSKGKRVGKTGFVEQRSFLNLFRSFDKLWIMLILFLQAAIIVSWKDHHPWQALGDKDTQARVLTVFITWSVLRFIQSLLDAGMQYKLVSRETLWLAVRMILKIVVSAAWTIIFVVFYVKIWNQKNNDRRWSAAANRNVVTFLEVAFVFITPELLSLALFVLPWIRNFLENTNWRIFYIITWWFQSRSFVGRGLREGLVDNIKYSLFWIFVLSTKFIFSYFLQIQPMIQPTKDLLDLQDVTYEWHQFFGNSNRFAVGLLWLPVILIYLMDLQIWYSIYSSIVGMAVGLFNHLGEIRNIQQLRLRFQFFASAMQFNLMPQEQMLTSRGSLKTKFKDAVHRLKLRYGFGRPFKKLDSNQIEAHKFALVWNEIISTFREEDIISDHEVELLELPQNSWNVSVIRWPCLLLCNELLLALGQAKELVDAPDKWLWYKMAKNEYRRCAVIEAYDSVRHLLLTIVKVNTPEHSIISTFFQEIDNAIKIEKFTKTFNMHALPKIHAKTIVLVNLLTNPTKDLNKIVNTLQALYEISTRDFFKDKRGMDQLKEDGLAPHLSEAGLLFENAIELPDLDNESFYRQARRFHTILTSRDAMNNVPVNLEARRRIAFFSNSLFMNMPHAPQVEKMMAFSVLTPYYNEEVVYNKEQLRTENEDGVSTLYYLQTIYADEWKNFLQRMKREGMKSESELWTDKLRELRMWASYRGQTLARTVRGMMYYYRALKMLAFLDSAAEIDIREGSRELTAMSRQHRGGGGGGDDGTVFMKYTYVVACQIYGTQKLKKDPHADEILYLMKNNEALRVAYVDEVPGRDKTEKTEYFSVLVKYDREFEKEVEIYRVKLPGPLKLGEGKPENQNHAIIFTRGDAVQTIDMNQDNYFEEALKIRNLLEEYRQYYGIRKPTILGVRENIFTGSVSSLAWFMSAQETSFVTLGQRVLANPLKIRLHYGHPDVFDRFWFMTRGGISKASKLINLSEDIFAGFNCTLRGGNVTHHEYIQVGKGRDVGLNQVSMFEAKVASGNGEQVLSRDVYRLGHRLDFFRMLSFYFTTVGFFFNTLMISLTVYAFLWGRLYLALSGVENSVSRNANTNTALGTILNQQFIVQLGIFTALPMIIENSLELGFLSAIWDFITMQLQLSSVFFTFSLGTRAHYFGRTILHGGAKYRATGRGFVVEHKSFADNYRLYARSHFIKAIELGLILTVYAGYSPVAKNSFTYIALTISSWFLVFSWIMAPFIFNPSGFDWLKTVYDYDDFMNWIWFRGGVFVKSEQCWEKWWDEEQDHLRTTGIFGKVIEIILDLRFFFFQYGVVYQLGIAGNSKSIAVYLLSWIYILVAFVIYSIITYARDKYGAKEHIYYRLVQFLVIILGVLIIIGLVEFTEFEFLDLLTSLLAFVPTGWGFVSIAQVFRPVLENTRIWGTVVSVARTYDIMFGVIVLSPVAFLSWMPGFQSMQTRILFNDAFSRGLQIFKIIVGKKSKA, from the coding sequence ATGGCCACAAAGCAGCGTCCTCCGCCGTCAGCACCGCCGCATCGTTCACCGGCACGCAACGCATCTGCTGAAACCGCTTACAACATAATCCCAATCCACAACCTTCTCGCTGATCATCCGTCCCTACGTTTTCCGGAAGTACGCGCAGCCACCGCTGCTTTACGCGCCGTTGGAGACCTCCGTAAACCACCTTTTGTTCCATGGCAGCAACACTACGACCTTCTGGACTGGCTCGGCGCCTTCTTCGGTTTCCAAGCCGCCAATGTCTCAAACCAACGCGAACACCTTGTCCTCCATCTCGCCAACGCTCAGATGCGACTGCAGCCACCGCCGGACAATGTCGACACCTTAGATCCCTCCGTTCTCCGCCGTTTTCGCCGTAAACTTCTCAGCAACTACACTCACTGGTGCTCGTTCATTGGCCGGAAATCTAACATCTGGATCTCCGACTCACGCCGCGAATTCTCCGCCACCGACCACCGCCGTGAGCTCCTCTACGTGGCGCTTTACCTACTTATTTGGGGCGAGTCCGCCAATCTACGGTTTATTCCTGAATGCCTCTGTTATATATTCCATCACATGGCTATGGAATTGAACAGAATACTCGAAGATTACATCGATGAGAACACAGGTAGGCCTGTTTTACCTTCCATATCAGGGGAAAATGCCTTTCTGAACCGTATCGTTACGCCAATTTACGAAACTGTTAAGGCTGAAGTAGAAAACAGTCACAATGGAACCGCACCACATTCAAATTGGCGAAATTACGATGACATTAACGAGTATTTCTGGAGTAGAAGGTGTTTCGACAAGCTAAAATGGCCAATCGATACCGGAAGCAACTTTTTCGTAACAACCAGTAAAGGCAAAAGGGTCGGGAAAACCGGATTTGTCGAGCAGAGATCGTTCCTGAACTTGTTTAGGAGCTTCGATAAGCTATGGATCATGTTAATTTTGTTTCTACAGGCTGCAATTATAGTTTCCTGGAAAGATCATCATCCATGGCAGGCGTTAGGGGATAAAGACACTCAAGCTAGGGTTCTGACAGTTTTCATCACTTGGAGTGTATTACGCTTCATACAATCTCTTCTCGATGCTGGAATGCAGTATAAACTAGTTTCTCGAGAAACATTATGGCTTGCCGTTCGTATGATTTTGAAGATCGTCGTTTCCGCCGCCTGGACCATCATTTTCGTGGTGTTTTACGTCAAGATTTGGAATCAGAAAAACAATGATCGCCGGTGGTCTGCCGCCGCCAACAGGAATGTCGTGACTTTTCTAGAGGTTGCTTTCGTCTTCATCACCCCCGAGCTTCTATCCCTAGCTCTCTTCGTTCTCCCATGGATTCGCAACTTCCTTGAAAACACAAACTGGCGAATCTTTTACATAAtcacatggtggtttcagagcaGAAGCTTCGTAGGCCGTGGACTCCGTGAAGGTCTAGTGGATAACATAAAGTATTCTCTCTTCTGGATCTTCGTTCTCTCCACCAAATTCATCTTCAGTTACTTCTTACAAATCCAACCAATGATCCAACCCACAAAAGATCTCTTAGACCTTCAAGATGTCACATACGAATGGCACCAATTCTTCGGAAACAGCAACCGATTTGCAGTTGGGCTTCTCTGGTTACCTGTGATCTTGATTTACTTAATGGATTTACAGATCTGGTACTCAATTTACTCTTCCATTGTTGGAATGGCAGTTGGATTGTTCAACCATTTGGGCGAAATCCGAAACATCCAACAACTCAGACTCCGATTCCAGTTCTTCGCAAGTGCAATGCAATTCAATCTCATGCCTCAAGAACAAATGTTAACTTCACGAGGCTCTCTCAAGACTAAATTCAAAGACGCTGTTCACAGATTGAAATTAAGATACGGGTTCGGGAGACCTTTCAAGAAACTTGACTCCAACCAAATCGAAGCACACAAATTCGCGTTAGTATGGAACGAAATCATTTCAACATTTCGTGAAGAAGATATAATCAGTGATCATGAAGTTGAGTTACTCGAATTGCCTCAAAATAGTTGGAATGTTAGTGTGATCCGTTGGCCTTGTTTATTGTTATGCAATGAACTGCTTCTTGCTCTTGGTCAAGCTAAAGAATTGGTGGATGCCCCTGACAAATGGCTTTGGTATAAAATGGCGAAGAATGAGTATAGAAGGTGCGCTGTAATCGAGGCTTACGATAGCGTGAGACACTTACTGCTCACGATAGTAAAGGTGAACACTCCCGAACACTCGATTATCTCAACTTTCTTTCAAGAAATCGATAACGCGATCAAAATCGAAAAGTTCACAAAGACTTTCAACATGCATGCACTTCCGAAAATCCACGCAAAGACAATCGTTCTTGTGAATCTTTTAACAAACCCCACGAAAGATTTAAACAAAATCGTGAACACCCTCCAAGCATTATACGAGATTTCCACACGGGATTTCTTTAAAGATAAACGTGGTATGGATCAATTGAAAGAAGACGGATTAGCCCCTCACTTGTCAGAAGCCGGGCTTCTTTTCGAGAATGCTATCGAATTGCCCGATTTGGATAACGAAAGCTTCTATCGACAAGCGAGACGGTTTCACACGATTCTTACATCCCGGGACGCGATGAACAATGTCCCGGTGAACCTCGAGGCGAGACGTAGGATCGCGTTTTTTAGCAACTCGTTGTTTATGAACATGCCACATGCTCCACAAGTTGAAAAAATGATGGCGTTTAGTGTCTTGACACCTTACTACAATGAAGAAGTCGTGTACAATAAAGAACAACTTAGAACCGAGAACGAAGACGGTGTTTCCACTCTTTATTATTTGCAGACGATTTACGCGGATGaatggaaaaactttttacaAAGAATGAAACGCGAAGGGATGAAATCGGAATCAGAATTGTGGACGGATAAACTCCGCGAGCTTCGAATGTGGGCATCGTATCGCGGTCAAACACTTGCCCGGACCGTGCGAGGAATGATGTATTACTATCGCGCGTTGAAAATGCTCGCGTTTCTTGATTCCGCCGCCGAGATCGACATCCGCGAAGGCTCCCGGGAACTCACCGCCATGAGCCGCCAACACCGTGGCGGCGGCGGTGGCGGTGATGACGGTACGGTTTTCATGAAATACACGTATGTCGTTGCGTGTCAAATCTACGGTACACAAAAGTTGAAAAAGGACCCACATGCGGATGAGATTTTGTATTTGATGAAAAACAACGAAGCGTTACGAGTCGCCTACGTGGACGAGGTACCTGGGCGTGACAAAACTGAGAAAACCGAGTATTTTTCGGTTCTCGTGAAATACGATCGGGAATTCGAAAAAGAGGTTGAGATTTACCGGGTGAAATTACCCGGCCCGTTAAAGCTCGGGGAAGGAAAGCCGGAGAACCAAAACCACGCGATAATTTTCACCCGAGGAGATGCGGTTCAAACAATCGACATGAACCAAGACAACTACTTCGAAGAAGCGTTAAAAATCCGAAACCTTCTAGAAGAATACCGACAATATTACGGTATCCGTAAGCCAACAATCCTAGGAGTCCGCGAAAACATCTTCACGGGGTCCGTTTCGTCGCTCGCGTGGTTCATGTCGGCTCAGGAAACAAGCTTCGTGACATTAGGCCAACGGGTGTTAGCCAACCCGTTGAAAATCCGTTTACATTACGGACACCCAGACGTGTTTGATCGGTTTTGGTTCATGACACGTGGCGGGATTAGCAAAGCTTCTAAGCTAATCAACTTAAGTGAAGACATTTTCGCAGGGTTTAATTGCACGTTACGTGGCGGAAACGTGACACATCACGAATACATCCAAGTTGGCAAAGGACGCGATGTTGGATTAAACCAAGTCTCAATGTTTGAAGCAAAAGTCGCAAGTGGAAACGGCGAACAAGTGTTGAGCCGGGATGTATACCGGTTAGGCCATCGGCTCGATTTCTTCCGGATGTTATCGTTTTACTTCACAACCGTTGGATTCTTTTTCAACACCTTGATGATTTCTTTAACGGTTTACGCATTTTTGTGGGGCCGGTTGTATCTCGCGCTTAGTGGAGTCGAGAATTCCGTGTCCCGTAACGCAAACACAAATACCGCGCTCGGGACGATTTTGAACCAACAGTTTATCGTCCAACTCGGGATTTTCACCGCGTTACCGATGATAATCGAGAACTCACTCGAACTCGGGTTTTTATCTGCAATTTGGGATTTTATCACAATGCAATTACAACTATCATCGGTTTTTTTCACCTTCTCGTTGGGCACCCGGGCGCATTACTTTGGGCGGACGATTCTCCACGGTGGAGCGAAATACCGGGCAACCGGGCGGGGGTTTGTTGTCGAGCACAAATCTTTCGCGGATAATTACCGGTTATACGCGCGTAGTCATTTCATAAAAGCAATCGAGCTCGGGCTAATTCTCACTGTCTACGCGGGATACAGTCCGGTTGCTAAAAACTCATTTACTTACATCGCGTTAACAATCTCAAGCTGGTTTTTGGTTTTCTCATGGATTATGGCTCCATTCATTTTCAATCCTTCCGGTTTCGATTGGTTGAAAACGGTTTACGATTACGATGATTTCATGAACTGGATATGGTTTCGCGGGGGCGTATTCGTAAAATCCGAACAATGTTGGGAAAAATGGTGGGATGAGGAGCAAGATCATTTACGGACAACGGGTATTTTCGGGAAGGTGATTGAAATCATTTTGGATTTACGGTTTTTCTTTTTCCAATACGGGGTTGTTTACCAATTGGGTATTGCGGGGAATAGTAAAAGCATCGCGGTTTATTTACTTTCTTGGATTTATATTTTGGTGGCGTTTGTGATTTACTCGATTATAACATACGCGAGGGATAAATACGGTGCTAAAGAACATATCTACTATCGATTGGTGCAATTTCTGGTTATAATTCTCGGGGTGTTGATAATTATTGGGTTGGTTGAGTTTACGGAATTTGAGTTTCTTGATTTGTTAACGAGTTTGTTGGCGTTTGTTCCTACTGGTTGGGGGTTTGTTTCGATTGCACAAGTTTTTAGGCCGGTTTTGGAGAATACTAGGATTTGGGGGACAGTTGTTTCGGTTGCAAGGACTTATGATATCATGTTTGGTGTGATTGTTTTGAGTCCAGTTGCGTTTTTGTCATGGATGCCCGGGTTTCAATCGATGCAAACAAGGATTTTGTTTAATGATGCGTTTAGTCGTGGGTTGCAGATTTTCAAGATTATTGTTGGGAAGAAATCTAAAGCATGa